A stretch of Chaetodon auriga isolate fChaAug3 chromosome 21, fChaAug3.hap1, whole genome shotgun sequence DNA encodes these proteins:
- the dnajc13 gene encoding dnaJ homolog subfamily C member 13 isoform X2 yields the protein MSRPCQTFDSEGPDASCGFFILVANALVWLILLYFSQSCRSRSCEKMNVVKENKDLACFYTTKHSWRGKYKRVFSVGTHGITTYNPTTLEVTNQWPYGDICGIGPVGRGQGTEFNLTFRKGSGKKSETLKFSTEHRTELLTEALRFRTEFSEGKITGRRYNCYKHHWSDTRKSVSLEVTPGGIDQIDPHTNRVVCSYDYRNVEGFVEVSDYQGGFCILYGGFSRLHLFASEHRDEIIRSAIEHAGNFIGIMLRLRKEALTFENFVTDRLGKYSSDESITSLAEFVVQKITPRHPEPVKRILALTETCLVERDPASYNIVTIKPFGEVFALICDVDNPQVFTVEFIRGQIRKFSSTERDSLLASLLDGVRASGNRDVCVKMAPTQRGQRWGLLSMPVDEEVESLHLKFLAAPPNGNFADAVFRFNANISYSGVLHAVTQDGLFSENKEKLINNAILALLSQEAELPALNSELESHFQAIRRLVASKAGFQAFTQLPKSGQGSGGTDATFREKLGVKTVKALKRNNNGVTHAAVDMLCALMCPMHDDYDLRQEQLNKASLLSSKKFLENLLEKFITNVDHGTGALVISSLLDFLTFALCAPYSETTEGQQFDMLLEMVASNGRTLFKLFQHPSMAIVKGAGLVMKAIIEEGDKEIATKMQELALSEGALPRHLHTSLFTISADQRMLTNRQLSRHLVGLWTAENPVAMNLLKRILPTGLLAYLDSPDSVPEKDVDRMHIRDNLKIATDQLNRNKVPEWQRIAGKAAKEVEKFAKEKADLVLMHWRDKMGIAQKEDRNNLNPNQKPVILRKRRQRIKIEVNWELFYYRFQLDHARSNLIWNLKTREELRDALEGEMRAFSVDRELGNASVISWNHQEFEVKYECLSDEIKIGDYYLRLLLEEDENEESNAIKRSYEFFNELYHRFLLTPKVTMKCLCLQALAIVYGKCSEEIGPFTDTKYIVGMLDRCTDKLERDRLILFLNKLILNKKNVKEVMDSNGVRILVDLLTLAHLHTSRATVPLQSNVLEAAPDMKRESEKEWYFGNADKERRGPFSFEEMQEFWSTGVLTAKTRCWAQGMDGWRPLQAIPQLKWCLLATGQAVMNESDLATLILNMLITMCSYYPSRDQDNAIIRPLPKIKRLISDNACLPHIVQLLLTFDPILVEKVANVLYLVMQDNPNLQRLYLTGVFFFIMMYTGSNVLPVARFLKYTHLKQAFKSEESKGQDIVQRSVLGPVLPEAMVCYLENYEAERISEIFLGEFDTPEAIWSSEMRRMMIEKIAAHVADFSPRLQSNTRALYQYCPIPVISFPQLDNELFCNIYYLRHLCDTTRFPNWPIRDPVKLLKDTLEAWKREVEKKPPSMSVDDAYEVLNLPQGQGQHEESKIRKAYFRLAQKYHPDKNPEGRDMFEKVNKAYEFLCTKSARILDGPDPENIILILKTQSILFNRHKQELEPYKYAGYPMLIKTITMETEDDQLFSKTSPLLPAAVELAFHTVNCSALNAEELRRDNGIEVLLEALSRCVAVLTASSKPDDMAVQVCGHICKCYSVAAQFEECREKIIELPNIIRDLCHILFYGKGLPKTAALAVQCVSSFAVDFFLQTHLYHAGVLWHLLVHLFNYDYTLEESGVQTSQETNQQEVANSLAKLSLVALSRLGGYAQTPHSPDGNNPVSETNGIEGTPPENPTIRKSLAAMLTPYISRKLATGSPAEVLKLLNSNSENPYLIWNNGTRAELLEFLEGQQEGNIKRGENDKSFGAEFIFSDHSKELIVGEIFVRVYNEQPTFPLEYPKAFAASLLDYVGSQAQYLHTLLAMSQSNKVESQQHAERLRFAEMALEALRNVIKNNPGSESECIGHFKLLFSLLRVHGAGRVQQLVLEVVNTVTSNQECVSNIAESLVLPNLLLLLHSLPSSRQMVLETLHALTSNTKIVKEAMAKGALIYLLDLFCNCTHPQVRTQTAELFSKMTSDKLVGPKVRLTLMRFLPGVFMDAMRDNAEAAVHIFEGTHENPELIWNDNSRERVSTTVREMMLEHFKQQKDNPDVNWKIPEDFTVACGAGQGELEVGGVFLRIFIAQPGWVLRKPREFLVSLLETMTELLEKNNPNGEALETVTTAAVCLFSTQSQLADQVPPLGHLPRILAALNHKNNAVPKSSIRLLHVLSDNELCVRSMASLETIGPLMTGMKSRPDMAGLACEALNRMFQKEQTELVAQALRVELVPYLLKLLEGIGLETLDNPSATKAQIVKALKSMTRSLQFGEQVNEILARSSVWSAFKDQKHDLFISESQTAGYLTGPGVAGYLTAGTGTTVMCSVPPPVDNDIGDQG from the exons ATGTCAAGGCcatgtcaaacatttgactCTGAAGGTCCAGATGCCTCCTGTGGATTTTTCATCTTAGTGGCCAATGCTCTGGTTTGGCTCATTTTATTGTACTTCTCACAGTCCTGTCGGTCCAG gtCCTGTGAAAAGATGAATGTCGTCAAAGAGAACAAAGACCTGGCCTGTTTCTACACCACCAAACACTCCTGGAGGGGAAA GTACAAGCGAGTCTTCTCAGTGGGGACGCATGGCATTACCACGTACAACCCTACCACGCTAGAAGTAACAAATCAG TGGCCTTATGGAGACATCTGTGGTATCGGTCCGGTAGGAAGAGGTCAGGGAACAGAGTTCAACCTCACATTCCGCAAAGGCAGCGGCAAGAAGTCCGAAACGCTCAAGTTCTCCACAGAGCACCGGACAGAGCTGCTCACAGAAGCACTG AGGTTCAGAACAGAGTTTTCAGAGGGAAAGATAACAGGCAGG CGTTACAACTGCTACAAGCACCACTGGAGCGACACACGGAAGTCTGTGAGTTTAGAGGTGACGCCGGGCGGCATCGACCAGATCGACCCGCACACCAACCGGGTGGTGTGTTCCTATGACTATCGTAATGTGGAGGGCTTCGTCGAGGTCTCTGATTACCAGGGGGGATTCTGCATCCTTTATGGGGGCTTCAGCAGGCTG CATCTGTTTGCCTCGGAGCACCGGGATGAGATCATCCGCAGCGCCATCGAGCATGCTGGGAACTTCATCGGCATCATGCTACGACTGAGGAAGGAGGCCCTGACCTTCGAGAACTTCGTGACGGACAGGTTGGGGAAGTACAGCTCGGACGAGAGCATCACGTCACTGGCCGAGTTCGTGGTGCAGAAGATCACCCCCCGACACCCG GAGCCTGTGAAGCGTATACTGGCCTTGACGGAGACATGTCTCGTGGAGAGAGACCCAGCTTCATACAACATAGTCACCATCAAACCCTTCGGAGAG GTATTTGCTCTCATCTGTGATGTAGACAACCCTCAGGTGTTTACAGTCGAATTCATCAGAGGTCAGATCAGGAAGTTTTCCTCCACGGAAAG gGACTCGCTGTTAGCCAGCCTGCTCGATGGAGTCCGTGCATCAGGCAACAGGGATGTGTGCGTCAAGATGGCCCCCACGCAGCGAGGGCAAAGATGGGGCCTGCTGAGCATGCCCgtggatgaggaggtggagagttTGCATCTCAAATTCCTGGCAGCACCTCCTA ATGGAAACTTTGCAGATGCAGTGTTCAGATTCAACGCCAACATATCCTACAGTGGAGTGCTGCATGCAGTAACCCAAGAT gGTCTTTTCTCCGAGAACAAAGAGAAGCTCATCAACAACGCCATCCTGGCTCTTTTATCCCAGGAGGCCGAGCTGCCGGCTCTTAACTCGGAGCTGGAGAGCCATTTCCAGGCCATTCGACGCCTGGTGGCCTCCAAGGCTGGCTTCCAGGCTTTCACCCAGCTGCCTAA GTCTGGTCAAGGGTCTGGAGGCACAGATGCAAC ATTCAGGGAAAAGTTGGGAGTAAAGACGGTAAAAGCTTTAAAACGGAACAACAACGGTGTGACACATGCTGCTGTAGACATGCTCTGTGCCCTTATGTGT cCCATGCACGATGACTATGACCTGAGACAGGAGCAGCTGAACAaggcctctctgctgtcctccaaGAAGTTCCTGGAAAACCTCCTCGAAAAATTCATCACTAATGTG gaccATGGAACAGGAGCTTTGGTCATCAGCTCCTTACTGGACTTCTTAACGTTTGCCCTCTGCGCCCCCTACAGTGAAACCACAGAGGGGCAGCAGTTTGACATGCTGCTTGAGATGGTTGCCTCCAATGGACGCACGTTGTTCAAACTCTTCCAG CATCCGTCTATGGCGATAGTAAAGGGAGCAGGCCTGGTGATGAAGGCCATTATTGAG GAGGGAGACAAGGAAATAGCCACCAAGATGCAGGAGCTGGCCTTGAGTGAAGGTGCTCTTCCAAGGCACCTACACACTTCTTTGTTCACCATCAGCGCTGACCAGCGAATGCTCACCAACAG GCAGCTGAGTCGTCACCTCGTGGGCCTGTGGACAGCAGAGAACCCTGTTGCCATGAACCTCCTGAAGAGGATACTG CCCACAGGCCTGCTGGCTTACCTGGACAGTCCTGACTCAGTCCCAGAGAAAGATGTGGACAGAATGCACATCCGTGACAACTTGAAAATCGCCACG GACCAGCTAAATCGAAACAAGGTGCCCGAGTGGCAGCGgatagcaggaaaagcagccaAAGAGGTGGAGAAGTTCGCCAAGGAGAAGGCTGATCTCGTGTTGATGCACTGGAGAGATAAAATGGGCATAGCCCAGAAGGAG gacagaaaTAACCTG AACCCAAACCAAAAGCCCGTCATCCTGAGGAAGAGACGGCAGAGAATAAAGATTGAAGTCAACTGGGAGCTTTTCTACTACAG ATTCCAGCTCGATCACGCTCGCTCCAACCTCATCTGGAACCTGAAGACGAGGGAGGAGCTGCGAGATGCTCTGGAGGGGGAGATGCGCGCCTTCAGCGTAGACCGCGAGCTTGGCAATGCCTCCGTCATCTCCTGGAACCACCAGGAGTTTGAG GTGAAATATGAGTGCCTTTCAGATGAGATAAAGATCGGGGATTATTACTTGCGTCTGCTGCTTGAGGAGGATGAAAACGAAGAATCGAACGCCATCAAGAGATC ATACGAGTTCTTCAACGAACTCTACCATCGCTTTCTGCTTACACCCAAAGTCACGATGAAGTGCCTGTGCCTGCAGGCGCTCGCTATAGTTTATGGGAAGTGCTCCGAGGAGATCGGCCCGTTCACGGACACAAAATACATTGTGGGCATGCTCGACCGG TGCACAGACAAACTGGAAAGAGACAgactcatcctcttcctcaatAAACTCATTCTCAACAAG AAAAACGTGAAGGAGGTGATGGACTCCAACGGAGTACGCATCCTGGTGGATCTGCTCACCTTGGCCCATCTGCATACCAGCAGAGCTACTGTGCCCCTACAG AGCAACGTGCTGGAGGCAGCACCGGACATgaagagggagagtgagaaagagTGGTACTTCGGTAACGCAGACAAGGAAAGAAGAGGACCTTTCAGTTTTGAGGAG aTGCAGGAGTTTTGGAGCACAGGCGTCCTGACAGCGAAGACCCGCTGCTGGGCTCAGGGGATGGACGGTTGGCGTCCCCTGCAGGCCATCCCGCAGCTAAAATGGTGCCTCCTGGCCACTGGACAGGCAGTGATGAATGAGTCCGACCTGGCTACACTAATACTTAACATGCTCATCACCATGTGCTCCTACTACCCCAGCAG GGACCAAGATAATGCCATTATACGTCCTTTACCGAAGATCAAGAGGTTGATCAGTGACAACGCCTGCCTCCCGCACATTGTTCAG ctgctgttgacctttgaccccatcCTGGTGGAAAAGGTCGCAAACGTTCTGTACCTGGTGATGCAGGACAACCCTAATCTGCAGCGCCTCTATTTAACTGgagtcttcttcttcatcatgaTGTACACGGGCTCCAACGTGCTTCCTGTCGCAAG GTTCCTGAAGTACACACATCTGAAACAAGCCTTCAAATCAGAGGAG TCTAAAGGTCAGGACATAGTGCAGCGGAGCGTTCTGGGTCCGGTGCTGCCTGAGGCCATGGTGTGTTACCTGGAGAACTATGAGGCGGAGCGCATCTCAGAGATATTCCTTGGAGAATTTGACACACCTGAGGCCATTTGGAGCAGCGAGATGAG GCGGATGATGATCGAGAAGATTGCAGCCCACGTAGCTGATTTCAGCCCCAGGCTGCAGAGCAACACGCGGGCCCTCTACCAGTACTGCCCTATCCCCGTCATCAGCTTCCCTCAGCTGGACAACGAGCTCTTCTGCAACATTTACTACCTCAGACATCTGTGTGACACCACCCGCTTCCCCAACTGGCCCATCCGAGATCCT GTGAAGCTGCTAAAAGACACTCTTGAAGCCTggaagagggaggtggagaaaaagCCTCCATCTATGTCTGTAGATGACGCATATGAAGTCCTCAACCTCCCCCAAGGACAAGGACA gcATGAGGAGAGTAAAATCAGGAAAGCTTACTTCAGACTGGCGCAGAAGTACCATCCCGACAAGAACCCCGAGGGCAGA GACATGTTTGAGAAAGTCAACAAAGCCTACGAGTTCCTTTGCACAAAATCCGCAAGAATCCTGGACGGCCCCGACCCAGAAaacatcatcctcatcctcaaaACTCAGAGCATCCTGTTCAACCGACACAAACAAG AACTGGAACCTTACAAATACGCCGGTTACCCCATGCTGATCAAAACCATCACAATGGAAACAGAGGATGATCAGCTCTTCTCCAAgacctcccctctcctccccgcTGCTGTTGAACTGGCCTTTCACACCGTCAACTGCTCGGCCCTGAACGCAGAGGAGCTGCGCCGCGACAACGGCATTGAG GTGCTGTTGGAGGCTCTTTCTCGGTGTGTTGCTGTGTTAACTGCATCCAGCAAGCCCGATGACATGGCTGTACAG GTGTGCGGGCACATCTGTAAGTGCTACAGTGTCGCAGCCCAGTTTGAGGAATGCAGGGAAAAGATCATCGAACTGCCCAATATCATCAGGGACCTCTGTCACATCTTGTTCTATGGAAAG GGTCTACCAAAAACCGCCGCCCTGGCAGTCCAGTGCGTGAGCTCCTTCGCTGTGGATTTCTTCCTACAAACCCATCTGTACCACGCTGGTGTGCTGTGGCACCTGCTGGTCCACCTCTTCAACTACGACTACACCCTGGAGGAGAGCGGCGTTCAGACTAGCCAGGAGACAAACCAACAGGAAGTGGCAAACAGCCTGGCCAAGCTCAGCCTGGTAGCCCTCAGCCGTCTGGGGGGCTACGCACAGACACCGCACAGCCCGGACGGGAACAACCCTGTTTCAGAGACCAATGGCATCGAGGGAACCCCTCCAGAGAACCCCACCATCCGCAAGAGCTTAGCAGCCATGCTGACACCGTACATCTCAAGGAAGCTGGCGACAGGATCTCCTGCTGAG gtgctgaagctgctgaataGTAACTCGGAGAACCCGTACTTGATCTGGAACAATGGAACACGAGCCgagctgctggagttcctggAGGGTCAGCAGGAAGGAAACATCAAGAGG GGAGAGAATGACAAAAGCTTCGGTGCAGAATTTATTTTTAGTGACCACAGCAAAGAGCTCATAGTTGGAGAGATCTTTGTCCGAGTCTACAACGAGCAACCAACCTTTCCTCTTGAG TACCCTAAAGCATTTGCAGCCAGTCTGCTGGACTACGTAGGCTCCCAGGCCCAGTACCTCCACACATTACTGGCCATGAGTCAGAGTAACAAGGTGGAGTCCCAACAGCACGCTGAGAGGCTCCGTTTCGCTGAGATGGCGTTAGAGGCTCTCCGCAATGTCATCAAGAACAACCCTG GTTCGGAGTCAGAGTGCATCGGCCATTTCAAACTGCTCTTCTCGTTGTTGCGGGTTCACGGAGCTGGCAGAGTACAGCAGCTGGTGTTGGAG gttgtGAACACAGTCACGTCAAACCAAGAATGCGTTAGCAACATTGCCGAGTCGCTGGTGTTGCCcaacctcctgctgctgctccactcgCTCCCCTCCA GCAGGCAAATGGTGCTGGAAACTTTGCATGCTCTGACTTCTAACACAAAGATAGTCAAAGAGGCTATGGCCAAAG GTGCTCTGATCTACTTGCTCGACCTTTTCTGTAACTGCACGCATCCCCAGGTTCGCACGCAGACTGCAGAGCTCTTCTCCAAGATGACCTCAGACAAGCTGGTCGGGCCAAAG GTGCGTCTAACGCTGATGCGTTTCCTCCCTGGTGTGTTCATGGACGCCATGCGAGACAACGCCGAGGCAGCAGTGCACATTTTTGAGGGAACGCACGAGAACCCTGAACTCATCTGGAATGACAACTCAAGGGAGAGAGTGTCCACCACAGTGCGGGAGATGATGCTCGA GCACTTTAAACAACAGAAGGATAATCCTGATGTGAACTGGAAA ATTCCAGAGGACTTCACGGTGGCCTGTGGAGCAGGACAGGGCGAGCTAGAAGTTGGCGGCGTCTTCCTGCGAATCTTCATTGCTCAGCCAGGCTGGGTGCTGCGCAAGCCTCGAGAGTTCCTGGTGTCCCTCCTGGAGACCATGacggagctgctggagaaaaacaACCCCAAC GGTGAGGCCCTGGAGACGGTTACCACTGCAGCGGTATGTCTGTTCAGCACACAGAGCCAGCTGGCCGACCAGGTTCCTCCTCTGGGTCACCTGCCTCGCATCCTGGCAGCGCTCAACCACAAGAACAACGCCGTGCCCAAGAGCTCCATCCGCCTCCTCCACGTGCTATCAGACAATGAG CTGTGTGTACGCTCCATGGCTTCTCTGGAGACCATCGGTCCCCTCATGACGGGGATGAAAAGTCGACCCGACATGGCCGGATTGGCTTGTGAAGCTCTTAACCGCATGTTCCAGAAGGAGCAGACTGAACTAGTGGCCCAG GCTCTGCGAGTGGAGCTGGTCCCGTACCTCCTGAAGCTCCTGGAAGGAATCGGACTGGAGACGCTAGACAACCCTTCAGCTACAAAGGCCCAGATAGTGAAAGCTCTCAAGTCCATGACTCGCAGTCTGCAGTTTGGAGAACAG GTGAATGAGATTCTAGCGAGGTCCTCAGTGTGGAGTGCCTTCAAAGACCAGAAACATGATCTGTTCATCTCAGAGTCTCAGACCGCAGGTTACCTGACAG GTCCAGGAGTAGCAGGTTACCTTACAGCAGGAACTGGCACCACGGTAATGTGCAGCGTCCCACCCCCCGTGGACAACGACATCGGAGACCAAGGctga